In Calditrichota bacterium, a genomic segment contains:
- the nrdR gene encoding transcriptional repressor NrdR yields the protein MLCPFCHHPDDRVVDSRTLKEGAEVRRRRECLSCGRRFTTYEFIEAVSLMVVKQDGRREPFDRAKLQRGIAIALAKRPVPREKIVELVREIEDRCHDRGGTEMPSSEIGEMVMARLKEIDEVAYIRFASVYRRFEDAGRFRRELDSM from the coding sequence ATGCTTTGTCCTTTTTGCCATCACCCCGACGATCGGGTCGTCGATTCCCGGACCCTAAAGGAGGGGGCCGAGGTGCGCCGTCGCCGCGAATGCCTCTCCTGCGGACGGCGGTTTACCACTTATGAATTCATAGAAGCCGTCTCGTTGATGGTAGTCAAACAGGACGGCCGCCGGGAACCGTTCGACCGGGCAAAATTGCAACGGGGTATTGCTATCGCGCTCGCCAAGCGACCCGTTCCCCGGGAGAAGATCGTTGAATTGGTCAGGGAGATCGAGGATCGGTGCCATGACCGGGGGGGCACTGAAATGCCCTCCAGCGAGATCGGCGAAATGGTGATGGCCCGATTGAAGGAAATCGACGAGGTGGCTTATATACGCTTTGCGTCGGTTTACCGGCGATTTGAGGATGCCGGCAGATTCCGGCGCGAATTGGACAGTATGTGA
- the lon gene encoding endopeptidase La, with protein sequence MNQKPSKSRSENSEPVIPTILSLFVTDELVLFPGVITPVIVKDDEQIRLIGEVLNSPSKVVAVALRRTDDEPDSSTEELYEIGTASAIIKMLRIPDGTLRLLMQGQSRIRLNAYLPGDNGFARVSVSQIESKPSEGLRSEALMRQVRDAFSEVIDAAPYLPYEMKVALINISDAGAMCDFIAANLNIRPDERQEVLASIDVDVRLKIVSKMVDRELKLLKLGSKIQSEVSGQIEKSQKDYFLREQLKAIKRELGEEEEGAELRELRERIAHLDAPDPVIETARREIERLGNMNPASAEWTVARTYIDWLLDLPWRVRTADNIDIPEARKILDREHYGLDDVKERILEYLAVKKLRGEGRGSILCFVGPPGVGKTSIGKSIAEAMGRKFVRISLGGLRDEAEIRGHRRTYIGALPGRVIQNLKRAGTNNPVFMLDEIDKLGTDFRGDPASAMLEVLDPEQNFAFQDNYLELDFDLSQVMFITTANYLETIPPPLRDRMEVIKLPGYITPEKVRIARRYLVPRQLKENGIGADRVRFTEKALETIVVYYTREAGVRTLERTIGRVCRKVAVKVAEDSTIRRCNITTRNLEKYLGPARVMPDLMGRNPRVGVVTGLAWTPVGGVMLQIEALAMPGEGRMRITGQLGDVMKESAEIAMSYLRSRAAHLKIPQDYFKQHDIHIHIPEGATPKDGPSAGVTITAALASLFTGRPAWHNIAMTGEITLLGEVLPIGGLREKSVAAARGHMQAVICPTGNRADLAEIPDIVKDKIEYRFVDHLDEVLKMILVPPSKKKSVQPTLERRSGERRKKS encoded by the coding sequence GTGAATCAGAAGCCCTCCAAATCTCGCAGCGAGAATAGCGAGCCGGTCATTCCGACCATCCTGTCGCTCTTCGTCACCGACGAACTGGTGCTTTTCCCCGGCGTCATCACACCGGTTATCGTCAAGGATGACGAGCAGATCCGTTTAATCGGCGAGGTCCTCAACTCGCCGAGCAAGGTCGTCGCCGTCGCCTTGCGCCGGACGGATGACGAGCCGGATTCTTCGACCGAGGAACTCTACGAGATCGGCACCGCCTCGGCGATCATCAAGATGCTGCGCATTCCGGACGGGACGCTTCGCCTTTTGATGCAAGGTCAGTCCCGCATTAGACTGAACGCCTATCTTCCCGGCGACAACGGCTTCGCCCGCGTATCGGTTTCGCAGATCGAATCGAAGCCGTCCGAGGGCCTGCGCTCCGAAGCGCTGATGCGCCAGGTGCGGGACGCCTTCTCAGAGGTGATCGATGCTGCGCCCTACCTGCCCTACGAAATGAAAGTGGCGTTGATCAATATTTCCGACGCCGGGGCCATGTGCGACTTCATCGCCGCCAACCTCAACATCCGCCCTGACGAGCGGCAGGAAGTTCTCGCCTCAATCGACGTCGATGTGCGCTTGAAGATCGTCTCCAAGATGGTCGATCGGGAATTGAAACTGCTGAAATTGGGCAGCAAGATACAAAGCGAAGTCTCAGGCCAAATCGAAAAGAGTCAGAAGGACTACTTTCTGCGCGAGCAACTCAAGGCAATCAAGCGGGAGTTGGGCGAAGAGGAAGAAGGCGCTGAACTTCGCGAGTTGAGGGAGCGGATAGCCCACCTCGACGCGCCGGATCCGGTCATCGAAACAGCCCGGCGCGAGATCGAGCGGCTCGGTAATATGAACCCCGCGTCGGCGGAATGGACGGTAGCGCGCACCTATATCGACTGGCTCCTCGACCTGCCCTGGCGGGTTCGAACCGCGGACAACATCGACATCCCTGAAGCGCGCAAGATACTCGACCGCGAACACTATGGCCTCGACGACGTCAAGGAGCGCATTCTCGAATACCTCGCAGTGAAGAAACTGCGCGGTGAAGGCCGGGGCTCGATTCTCTGTTTCGTCGGCCCGCCCGGCGTCGGCAAGACCTCCATCGGCAAATCGATCGCCGAAGCGATGGGCCGCAAGTTCGTCCGTATATCGCTCGGCGGACTGCGCGACGAAGCCGAGATACGCGGCCATAGGAGGACCTACATCGGAGCGCTGCCCGGACGCGTGATCCAGAACCTGAAGCGGGCCGGCACTAACAACCCGGTCTTTATGCTCGACGAGATCGACAAACTCGGCACCGACTTCCGCGGCGATCCGGCTTCGGCGATGCTCGAAGTGCTCGATCCGGAGCAGAATTTCGCCTTTCAGGACAACTACCTCGAACTCGACTTCGACCTCTCACAGGTGATGTTCATAACTACTGCGAACTACCTTGAGACGATCCCGCCGCCGCTGCGCGACCGGATGGAAGTGATCAAACTGCCGGGCTACATCACACCCGAAAAAGTGCGCATCGCGCGGAGATACCTCGTGCCGCGGCAGTTGAAGGAGAACGGTATCGGGGCGGATCGGGTGCGATTCACTGAAAAAGCGCTCGAGACAATCGTCGTCTATTACACCCGCGAAGCCGGCGTTCGGACGCTTGAGCGGACTATTGGACGCGTCTGCCGCAAGGTTGCGGTCAAGGTCGCCGAAGACTCGACAATTCGCAGGTGCAACATCACCACCCGGAACCTGGAAAAATACCTCGGCCCGGCGCGGGTCATGCCCGATTTGATGGGCCGGAACCCCCGCGTCGGGGTCGTTACCGGCCTCGCCTGGACGCCGGTCGGAGGAGTGATGCTCCAGATCGAGGCTCTTGCCATGCCGGGCGAAGGCCGGATGCGCATCACCGGGCAACTCGGCGACGTAATGAAGGAGTCGGCGGAGATCGCGATGTCCTATCTCCGGTCGCGGGCAGCGCATCTGAAGATCCCGCAGGATTACTTCAAGCAACACGACATCCACATCCACATCCCGGAGGGTGCGACGCCGAAAGACGGACCGTCGGCGGGGGTGACAATAACCGCTGCACTTGCTTCACTCTTCACCGGACGCCCGGCATGGCACAATATCGCCATGACGGGTGAAATCACCCTGCTTGGCGAAGTCCTCCCGATCGGCGGCTTGCGGGAGAAGTCGGTCGCGGCTGCGCGAGGGCATATGCAGGCCGTCATCTGCCCCACTGGAAACCGCGCCGATCTGGCCGAAATTCCCGACATCGTTAAAGACAAGATCGAATACCGCTTCGTCGATCACCTCGACGAGGTGTTAAAGATGATCCTCGTCCCGCCATCGAAAAAGAAGTCGGTGCAGCCGACGCTCGAACGTCGCAGCGGCGAGCGGCGCAAGAAGTCGTAA
- a CDS encoding 4Fe-4S dicluster domain-containing protein, translating to MLDTLHLTLPGPEFLIYAFVALLTVGFPAYYILRDRRKSAAATAMMAKAALRGLDEPASLHPTIDPDSCIGTGACVKACPEERVIGLIEGKAALINPSRCIGHGLCAAACPVSAISLVFGTAKRGVDIPHVSGTFESNIPGIYIAGELGGMGLIRNAVTQGRQAVENIVRSLGGKDDDDNDDDVYDLAIVGAGPAGIGGALAARKAGLKFIIFDQDDFGGTILTYPRRKLVLTAPIELPLHGKVSPGEISKEALLELLLKVCSNAGLAVRSGEKIESITSSSSSLDGIFNLTARSGEHRARRVLLATGRRGSPRKLGVPGEGSGKVAYRLTDPEKFHHLRILVVGGGDSAVESAVSLSEQPGNTVHISYRQEEFYRIKEGNRERIKRALRENRVVPLFLSEVKQIEADTVQLEQQGKPVILPNDQVFVFAGGELPAEFLQRIGIQFTRKFGQK from the coding sequence ATACTTGACACTTTACACCTAACCCTACCCGGCCCCGAGTTTCTGATCTACGCTTTTGTCGCGCTGCTGACCGTTGGCTTTCCCGCCTACTACATCCTCCGCGACCGCCGCAAGAGCGCCGCTGCAACTGCAATGATGGCCAAAGCCGCCTTGCGTGGCTTGGACGAGCCGGCATCGCTCCATCCGACCATCGACCCCGACAGTTGCATCGGCACCGGAGCCTGTGTTAAAGCCTGCCCGGAAGAGCGCGTGATCGGTCTGATCGAGGGCAAGGCAGCGCTCATCAATCCATCACGCTGCATCGGGCACGGTCTATGTGCGGCAGCCTGTCCGGTAAGCGCGATAAGCCTCGTCTTTGGCACCGCAAAGCGCGGAGTCGATATACCGCACGTCAGCGGCACCTTCGAATCGAATATCCCGGGCATCTACATTGCAGGTGAATTGGGCGGAATGGGACTCATTAGAAACGCGGTTACACAAGGCCGTCAGGCGGTGGAGAACATTGTGCGCAGTCTGGGGGGCAAGGATGATGATGATAATGATGATGATGTATACGATCTGGCGATTGTCGGAGCCGGTCCAGCCGGAATAGGCGGCGCGTTGGCAGCGAGGAAAGCCGGCCTCAAGTTCATCATCTTCGATCAGGACGACTTCGGCGGGACGATCCTTACCTACCCGCGGCGCAAGTTGGTGTTGACCGCACCGATCGAACTTCCCTTACATGGCAAAGTGAGTCCGGGCGAGATCAGCAAGGAAGCGCTGCTTGAACTGCTTCTCAAGGTCTGCAGCAACGCCGGGCTGGCGGTTCGGTCGGGTGAAAAAATCGAGAGCATCACATCATCATCATCATCATTGGACGGCATCTTTAATCTGACCGCCAGGTCAGGGGAGCACCGTGCCCGTCGGGTACTCCTTGCCACCGGACGCCGGGGCAGCCCGCGCAAGCTGGGCGTTCCGGGCGAAGGGTCGGGCAAGGTTGCCTATCGCCTCACCGACCCTGAGAAGTTCCACCATCTCCGCATCCTCGTCGTCGGGGGAGGCGACAGCGCCGTCGAGTCAGCCGTCTCACTTTCCGAGCAACCCGGTAACACCGTCCATATCTCCTACCGGCAGGAGGAATTCTACCGTATCAAGGAGGGCAACCGCGAACGGATCAAGCGAGCCCTGCGCGAAAACCGCGTCGTGCCGCTTTTCCTAAGTGAAGTGAAGCAGATCGAAGCCGACACGGTGCAACTCGAACAGCAAGGCAAGCCGGTCATCCTGCCCAACGATCAGGTCTTCGTCTTTGCCGGGGGCGAACTACCGGCGGAGTTCCTGCAGCGGATCGGCATCCAGTTCACCCGAAAGTTCGGTCAGAAATGA
- a CDS encoding NADH-quinone oxidoreductase subunit J, whose amino-acid sequence MELILFILFGLAALASSLVVILARSPVTSVLMLVASFFSLAMLYVLLGAPFVAALQVIVYAGAIMVLFLFVVMLLNLKEKQIWEATGLLRKWLGFAAAAGVLLVAIAAVRSALTTPVPDLVPGSPVVVGKALYTNFLVPFEVASVLLLIAIIGVVAMLKKNGTSPLTGKGGSDQ is encoded by the coding sequence ATGGAACTCATCTTATTTATCCTCTTTGGACTGGCGGCGCTGGCGTCGTCGTTAGTCGTCATTTTGGCACGCAGCCCGGTAACGTCGGTGTTGATGCTGGTGGCGTCCTTCTTCAGCCTGGCGATGCTCTACGTGCTCCTGGGCGCGCCCTTTGTCGCCGCGCTGCAGGTGATTGTCTATGCCGGCGCGATCATGGTGCTTTTCCTCTTCGTGGTGATGCTGCTTAACCTTAAGGAGAAGCAGATCTGGGAGGCGACCGGGCTTCTGCGCAAGTGGCTCGGCTTCGCGGCAGCGGCAGGGGTGCTGCTGGTGGCGATTGCGGCGGTCCGTAGCGCGCTGACGACGCCGGTGCCCGATCTGGTGCCAGGCTCGCCGGTAGTGGTCGGGAAAGCGCTCTACACGAACTTTCTGGTGCCCTTTGAGGTCGCTTCAGTGCTGCTCCTGATCGCCATTATCGGAGTCGTGGCGATGCTGAAGAAAAACGGGACTTCGCCGCTCACCGGGAAGGGAGGGAGCGACCAGTGA
- a CDS encoding Hsp20/alpha crystallin family protein, with product MSSAALSLQMKASDSSDEFDFYFQTFYNARRPVLMSQHKGWKPATDVYETDDEVVIVVDIASISTSDIRLTLQGQVLTLRGLRRELPVDEKRHYHNMEIDFGPFERRIDLPARVDPDRSVKRYLQGFLEVRLPKLDLLQIERRDLEIDL from the coding sequence GTGAGCAGCGCGGCACTATCTCTCCAAATGAAGGCATCCGATTCCTCCGACGAGTTCGACTTTTACTTTCAAACCTTCTACAATGCCCGCCGACCGGTTTTGATGTCCCAGCACAAAGGCTGGAAACCGGCTACCGACGTCTATGAAACCGACGACGAAGTCGTCATCGTCGTCGATATTGCCAGTATCAGCACCAGCGATATTCGTTTGACCCTTCAAGGCCAGGTGCTGACCTTGCGCGGTCTGCGCCGGGAACTCCCGGTCGATGAGAAACGGCACTATCACAATATGGAGATCGACTTCGGGCCGTTTGAACGGCGCATCGACCTGCCGGCGCGGGTCGATCCCGACCGCTCGGTAAAGCGCTACCTGCAGGGCTTCCTTGAGGTCCGTCTGCCCAAACTCGACTTGCTTCAGATCGAACGTCGCGACCTCGAGATCGACCTGTGA